In the genome of Cervus elaphus chromosome 5, mCerEla1.1, whole genome shotgun sequence, the window GAAACGATCACATAAAACTAATGTGGAACACTTTTTACAGGGACATGGAAAAGAAGATActgttttctcaattaaaaagCCAGGCTTTTCATAGCTTCGTTAAGTAGTAGCCTTCAATGAGTGCCTGGTTCTTTATCCAATACAGTACACCTATGACTCAAAAAcaccaaagacaaaaaaaaaaaaaaatcccaaaacacATGATTTATCCTTATTCATAAAGTCCAGGGGCCTCTGCCCAAATTTGAGGCCAGGTCCTTTACTTTCCTGAACATCAGAGTTGAGGGTTCACTTGCTTTAGACGGACTCTATGCTTGCTGTTACTGATCAGGAGCAAGGCCAGTGCCTGTGTGGAAGGAGGTGGCGTGTTAAGTGCCAAGGTTGGGCCCGAGGTGGGAGCCCACATTTGATGGCCAAGTGGCCTGTGCATTGCCTGCCTGAGCGGCAGTCCCCTCGCCTAATGCATCTGACTAGACTGTGAGTGAAGACCTGAGGTCTCACTGCAGGCGGTGTGTCCAGAGGCTTTTGTTGCTCAGCTTTGGGCCAGCAGGTGAGGCCACAGAACACCTTTAAGTCAGTGGCAGAGCTTAAGAGCCTCTAGACAGGCAGTGCCCTTGCTCCACACCCAAGGCCAGCAGCAAACTGATGTGTGAGCAGTGCATGAACTCCAATCCTCACTCCAGCAGAGCTGCGAAGGAAGGACCCAGCATGTACCCAGGTTACAGCTGGCCCAAGCTCAGAGGCGAGGCAGAAATGGAACTGAGAAATCTGGATTCTGAGAAGTTGGTCCAGGGCAAGAGCACCAGACAGCAGCTACTTACCAGGatggccaacacacacacacacagctacctGTGACACCAGAATTCAGGCAACAGCACTCCTGGAGGGCAGCTGCTGCGTGTGGTGCAAATCTGGACCTAGTCTATCCCCCTCCTCATGCCAGCACAGCATTGCTCACTAGCAGACAGCCCCTGCACCCCACCCTAGCCCGACTGTGGGGCTGCCTCTGACTGCTCGTATAATTTGAGTTATAATGAAGGAAAACAAACCCTTGTCCTACTTTCCTCTCACACAGCCATAACCAAAGGTGGTCCTGCGGTTAAGACCACATGTGAGAATACCCGGTCCCCTGGCCAAGGAGTGCCTTCGTTTTAGCCCGAAGAGGTGGCTTTTGAGGCAAGAAGAGCCCACTCCGACTCCTGGCATCCCCCGCCCACAGAAGGCTTCAGGCAAAGATGGCCCTCTGGGGCTGTGCTGGCTCCGAAAGCATGAGGGAGGTCGCCTGGGGGGTGCTGGTGAGGGAGGGCACACACAGCCCCAGACTGGGGAGTAAGTGTCTGGTTCACACACTCTCCACACTCAGACACTCCTCAAGTGTTTATTCCATAATCAGTTACTGCAGAGGAGAGAAACCCAATTGTACATAGGTTGAAAGCAAAAAATATACAATTTCACACAATATATCCAGTTTTTCAACCCCAATAGGCATACAGGTACAATACAACATAGAGTCAATGAAGGAAATCTAACAGTTCAGGCTTTATAAGCACTGAGGAATCCAAGAACGTCGCTGCCATCCATGTTAACAGAATTCAAGTGCTTTGAAGAACCAACTGGAGGCCTGTCCACAGATGTCTTTCGTTTCACAGGATGAGCCCTGATATGGAGTTTTGTGATTCTGTAATTTCCAATTCTTTGCTAGCCCTTTCTGTTTATAGGAAAACTGTTCTCTTCCATTTATCTTTAAGGCGAGCTCACACGAGCACTACATGCCAGGTTGGGGGGGTCCCGTCAGGAGCCATGTGGATAAGCCAGGCCCACAGTATGTGAGGATGATGGCGGGGGCGGGTGGGGAGAGGCAAGACCATCGAGAAGCTGCCTCATCTGAGGTTGGGGACAGAATGGCTGTCACCTGTCTGATCCCACCCAGAGAAGAACGAAGCAGGCGGACTCCTGACCACAGAGTCTGGCCTGAGCAGGTCAGCTGCCTCTCCCGTCCTTCCGTATGTTACACCTGTCACCCTTCGCAGGCCTCCCTCTGCCTCGAGGTGAGTTCACCTAAAGACTGAATGTGAAAGCATGAGTTTGGGGTATAAGCGGCCAGAGCCTGCCGGGCCCACAGTTAGACGGGCTGGTCCCAGGAGGCAGCTGCCACTGCACTCCGGCCACTGCGGCAGCGAGAAACACGGCCCACTGTTGCTAGAACTTTTTCTCTAGAGAAACTGAAAACCCAGATTCATATGAGCCCCCCAATTCCAAAAGGATGCAGTTTATTCACATTCTGGCAAAACCATTCTCAGGAATAAAAAACATGGTTTGTAAAAACAACAGCCAACTGGGAAGACCACAGACCATGGCCCACAACCCCCGCAGCCTGCCTGCTTCCTGTCATTGCCACATCAAATCTCTCTGGGGCATGTGAATCACAACTTCTGGGGTCTTAACTCTTCATAGGAcactttttggattttttttttttaagcctgaaaGACAGTAGTCTGTCTCCATTCTTGTTCTTTGGAATATTTTAGTCTTAAAGGAAACTCAAATTGGGGCAACCCTTCTCTCCTGTTAAAATATTCCAATTACACACATATTACGAAGATAGCACCACATCGAACTGAGGGAGGGGGCTGCTGACAAATGGGGGTAGCAGAGGATTCTGAAAAACCAAAGTGGTAAAAGGAAAGCTGAGCTGTTTTCTTCAAGTGTCTCTGATACCCACACAGGGTAGCTCCTCCGTCCTCAGGCAGCTGATAGGCCCGCCTCCCAGTCTCCTCGATCTTCACCACTTGATGTCTCGGCTGTCAGTGGGCTGCCCTGGGCCCTGGTACGCAGTGTGCAGGGCTTCCTGGACACGGGGGGAGTCGGTGCCATCCAGCCACTCCTGGTACAACTCCTGCACGTGGGTGCTGGCCTCTGGGAGCTGCACGGGGATGTCAGCGTAGATGCCTTTCATCTTCTGCAACAAGGCCTTGTCTGTGCGCCCATCTGCGGTCTGGGCTTGGCCTCTGCCATTAAGGCATCCTGAAAAACACAGGGTGCTTACTCTTCCCCTGCTTTCATCTTAAAGGGGAGAAGGTTCTGGAATAGCAGAGCGATGATGGCAGTGTGCAGTGTCTTGTGGCCAAAGCTTGGGCCCCAAGACCCTGGGCACAGGCTCACAACCCCAGGTGCTTCCTATTCTCTCCTCTTTATACTACCCAGGAAATGTTTTTACCTAAAGTTGAAATTATTTGGCAACCTTTTAGAACTGGATGGCTATGCATGCCCATCTGGATTTCCAGTTTCTCTTAGAATTCATCAAAACCAGGAGAGCACAGAAAGTATTAATGAACAGCTAAATCACTGGTGTCTGCATAAAGCCTTAGTGTGTGAGTCCACATGTGGGCTGCATCAGGGAGAGACGGGGGCTGGGGATCCATGAACCACACAGGAGTCCAAACCCAAACCCAAACACCTCGGACTGAATGAAGAACATGCCTTCTACACACTAGTGCtgtacgtgtgtgcatgtgtgctaagtcgcttcagtcatgtccaactctttgtcacacTATGgtctgtaccccaccaggctcctctgtccatgggattctctaggcaagaacactggagtggggtgccatgccctcctccaggaggatcttcctgacccagggattgaacccgagtctctcacgtctcctgcactggcaggtgggttctttaccactagcgccacctgtgctACTTATCCTCAAACACGTAGATGATGTGATTTCTaagataaaaattcatttaaaagaacTTGCAGCAAATTTCCCAACCTCCCTACTCTTACCCCTTGGCAGCACCCAATGGTTACCCTCTGGCCCTCACATCTCACTCCTCATTTCCTACAGGGCTCAGAGGGGCCCAGCTCAGCCTGGCCTCTTGAGTCTTACCACCAGCACAGGCGAGAACTTCCACAAAGTGGTACGGGAACTTGCCCTTCTTCAGCTTTAGGACCACGTTCTGGATGTTTCGAAAGCCATAAGCTGCAGCAAAGCGCAAGAGGACCTCTCCGCTCTTCTCAAGGGTGACCTCCTGGAAGTCTTTGTTCCTATGAAATCAACAATACAAACTATGACCCACAGGGTCCTTCCTCTGTGGTCAGAGAACTATTTCTAAGTTAGGGATGTTAGCAAAATTAAGTCTCTGAGTAACACATCAAAGACCTTTCCATCTTGACTGGTGTGAACTCTATAAATAGGATCTCCCCTCTCAGACCTGTAGCTGGCTGTAGCGGGCGGGGGGTCCTATTATAGAGTTTACACCTGACAGGCAGTGCTGACCACACAGGCAGACGGACAGAGGCCGCCCCAGCCCCACACACCTCAGGGCCCGGTAGGTGACCTCCCCCACGTCCTCGTTGAACAGCTCCTTGGCCGCATGTCTGAAGATGTGTGCCAGGTACCCGTCAGAGCCGGCTCCATCATGGCgcctcagctcctcctccttcACGTCACCAAACCTCACCAGGCAGGAAAAGAGGGCAAAAGTTAAATCCGACTCTCCAAGTTTTGTGATCCAAGGTCGTAAAACCCTTTGTAAGTACTTAGACTTAGGGCAAAAACCTCCTCTGTGCTGGAGTTCACTGGCCAACGTGAAGCCTGCAGGTGTGCCCACCACTGCCCAAGTGACTCCTCTGAGTGCGCAGGCATCAAGGCTCGACCCTGAGAACCTCACAACTCGGGGCATGAGAACTGGGCATCTGAGGGCCACACAAGAGAGCATGCCGCCATCTGTGGCCAGCCAGGAGGTGGCCTCTGGGTCTGCTTAGGCCCAAGCATGGGCTCTGGCTGTAAGGACACCAGCTGCTTGTTCTAAGGACTTCAGTCTGACTTCCACACCAGGGCCACATGTGGTCCTGACATCACTGCTTGGAGGACCTGCCCTGAGGCACAGGATGCAGCAGGAGTGTGGTTGGTGGTTGGGGCGACCACTGATGGCAGAAACCCAGGCTGTTGCTCTTGGGCAAATGGACCTCAGGGAGCCACTGTGTGGGGGTGCCGCCTCCATCCCCCGTGAGATTCTGCCTCTATCCCTCGGCAGGTCCAGGTGTGATGTCAGGAACATGTGAAGTTCAGAAAGGAGGGTGTTGGTGTCCACACCAGACCACAGGCTGAATGGCATCCACTCAGCATGGTACTGGCCATGTCCTATTCAGAGCCAAGGGGCTGTAGAGGGGCGACAAGGTAGCTCGCCACGCCAGGGGCCATACCACACCTATGCCTCAGCAGGGCAGGTGGCCTCATTATAAAGGAGGAAGGTCCTGGGATGAGACCCTGGTACAGATCACAAGGTCATACTGGAAGCCCCCAAGGGGCAAAAGTGCCCCTCCCTGCAGAAGCACTTACAGAGTGTCCAGGGCAGCATCTCTCACCGAGACGTCACTCTGCTCCATCATCTGAGCTATTTCACCTACAAGCAAAGAAGGAACATTAAGACGCCAGCAATGTCCCTGGGGACACGTGCGCCTTCTGCTTTGCCCTGAAGGAGGAAGCTTCGCTGTGTCTCCAGGGTGGGTGTGGCTGTCAGGCCCTCATCCTGGACACACAGCAGCCAGTGCACTGGCCTGCCTCCCAGCGGCCTTTCCCGAGGCCCGCCCTCACCTGAGGTCAGCACGCAGTCAGTGCCCCGGGAACCCCGAGAGGCCATGGGGACGTCTTCCTGAAGGGCCTCCAGCTTCTTGTCGTAGCACGGTGCCACAATGACATGGAAAATCTTGTCTGGGGACAGATTCTGTGTAGAAAGAGCAAACCCATGATGGGGGCCGTGCAGAAGGGAGAAGGCAGCCAGAACGGAGCGGGCCTGGTGCTTTCCTGGGTCCAAGCTCCACCCCCACAGACCAAATTCCTGAGCCGTGATGCCCCGAAGTCTACCCACAGTGTCACCGTGCTGCAGAACCACTGCCCAGACACTCACAGGGAGAGGCTCgccacctgtgtcccctgaaccAAGG includes:
- the NARF gene encoding nuclear prelamin A recognition factor isoform X2 — its product is MKCEHCTRKKGEFHKLADAKIFLSDCLACDSCVSAEEGIQVSQQNAKDFFQVLNLNKKCDTSKHKVLAVSVCPQSLPYFAAKFSLSVTDASRRLCGFLKSLGVHYVFDTTIAADFSILESQKEFVRRFRQHNEEEPALPMLTSACPGWVRYAERVLGHPVTPHLCTAKSPQQIMGSLVKDYFARRQNLSPDKIFHVIVAPCYDKKLEALQEDVPMASRGSRGTDCVLTSGEIAQMMEQSDVSVRDAALDTLFGDVKEEELRRHDGAGSDGYLAHIFRHAAKELFNEDVGEVTYRALRNKDFQEVTLEKSGEVLLRFAAAYGFRNIQNVVLKLKKGKFPYHFVEVLACAGGCLNGRGQAQTADGRTDKALLQKMKGIYADIPVQLPEASTHVQELYQEWLDGTDSPRVQEALHTAYQGPGQPTDSRDIKW
- the NARF gene encoding nuclear prelamin A recognition factor isoform X1 gives rise to the protein MKCEHCTRKECSKKTKTDDQENASVDVPSPAQENGEKGEFHKLADAKIFLSDCLACDSCVSAEEGIQVSQQNAKDFFQVLNLNKKCDTSKHKVLAVSVCPQSLPYFAAKFSLSVTDASRRLCGFLKSLGVHYVFDTTIAADFSILESQKEFVRRFRQHNEEEPALPMLTSACPGWVRYAERVLGHPVTPHLCTAKSPQQIMGSLVKDYFARRQNLSPDKIFHVIVAPCYDKKLEALQEDVPMASRGSRGTDCVLTSGEIAQMMEQSDVSVRDAALDTLFGDVKEEELRRHDGAGSDGYLAHIFRHAAKELFNEDVGEVTYRALRNKDFQEVTLEKSGEVLLRFAAAYGFRNIQNVVLKLKKGKFPYHFVEVLACAGGCLNGRGQAQTADGRTDKALLQKMKGIYADIPVQLPEASTHVQELYQEWLDGTDSPRVQEALHTAYQGPGQPTDSRDIKW